The following are from one region of the Corylus avellana chromosome ca1, CavTom2PMs-1.0 genome:
- the LOC132162316 gene encoding uncharacterized protein LOC132162316, translating into MDLPVIDLTVYLALADEINGDPSTLTDRVGPELSGLCREVSRVLRETGALLVKDPRCTAEDNDRFIDMMEQYFERPADFKRLQERPALHYQVGVTPEGVEVPRSLVDEEMQEKLREMPKGFQPATPVGPDRKWRYMWRVGPRPSNTRYQELNAEPVIPEGFPEWKDTMDSWGHKMISAIEVVAEMAAIGFGLPKDAFTSLMKQGPHLLAPTGSDLRLYGQEGTVFAGYHYDLNFLTIHGRSRFPGLNIWLRNGQKVEVKVPVGCLLIQTGKQIEWLTAGDCIAGMHEVVVTNRTIEAIKVASEQNRSLWRVSSTLFAHIASDAVLKPLGHFAESPLASKYPPMCAGEFVEQELAVINLKGTKENVNDL; encoded by the exons atggaCCTACCGGTGATCGATCTGACGGTGTATCTGGCGCTGGCGGACGAGATCAACGGCGATCCGTCAACGTTGACGGACCGCGTCGGACCCGAACTGTCCGGGCTGTGTAGAGAGGTGAGTCGGGTCCTGAGAGAGACCGGGGCGTTGCTGGTGAAGGATCCGAGATGTACGGCGGAGGACAACGACCGGTTCATCGATATGATGGAGCAGTACTTCGAGCGCCCCGCGGATTTCAAGCGCCTCCAGGAGCGTCCGGCCCTGCATTACCAG GTTGGGGTGACACCAGAGGGAGTAGAAGTTCCAAGGAGCCTGGTTGATGAAGAAATGCAagagaaattaagagaaatgccAAAAGGGTTCCAACCAGCCACTCCCGTAGGACCAGATCGCAAGTGGCGATACATGTGGAGAGTGGGTCCTCGTCCTTCGAACACCCGATATCAG GAACTCAATGCAGAGCCTGTTATACCTGAAGGTTTTCCTGAATGGAAAGATACCATGGATTCATGGGGACATAAAATGATATCGGCAATAGAG GTTGTTGCTGAAATGGCAGCTATTGGGTTTGGCTTGCCAAAAGATGCATTCACTTCTCTTATGAAGCAG GGGCCGCATCTTCTTGCTCCAACAGGGAGTGACCTCCGACTTTATGGCCAAGAAGGTACTGTTTTTGCAGGATATCACTATGACCTTAATTTTCTAACCATTCATGGCAGAAGTAGATTCCCGGGTTTGAACATTTGGCTCAGAAATGGACAAAAAGTGGAGGTGAAGGTTCCTGTAGGATGTCTTCTCATTCAAACAGGAAAGCAG ATAGAATGGTTGACCGCTGGAGACTGCATCGCTGGCATGCATGAAGTAGTGGTCACGAATAGGACTATTGAAGCAATCAAAGTAGCATCAGAACAAAATCGCAGCCTATGGAGAGTATCCTCAACG TTGTTTGCCCACATAGCATCAGATGCTGTGTTGAAGCCCTTAGGCCACTTCGCAGAATCACCACTTGCCAGCAAATATCCACCTATGTGCGCAGGAGAGTTTGTTGAACAGGAGCTCGCAGTTATCAATCTGAAGGGAACAAAGGAGAACGTCAATGACTTGTAA